Proteins from one Leptonema illini DSM 21528 genomic window:
- a CDS encoding 5-formyltetrahydrofolate cyclo-ligase, producing MSDELSASKRMSGDASAEPITKEAARLFAGRIWAELDMHRRRNLADQAGGFVRRFLQERSASGRVFLTAPIGDEIDLLSVMSALSCDLFLPVIRDSSMDFVAYREGHIIVPLRPGRFQIPEPQGTHIAVPDAGDLMFVPSLACNRHRFRLGRGGGFFDRYFAEHAQAKKCRKVSAMPVELIEIHFPEQSHDVKLDELVTDTGTVE from the coding sequence GTGAGCGATGAATTGAGCGCCTCAAAGCGCATGTCTGGCGATGCGAGCGCGGAACCAATCACCAAAGAAGCGGCCCGGCTTTTCGCCGGTAGAATCTGGGCAGAGCTGGACATGCATCGTCGCAGGAATCTCGCCGACCAGGCCGGCGGGTTTGTCAGACGATTTCTTCAAGAGAGAAGCGCCTCCGGACGCGTCTTTCTGACGGCCCCTATCGGCGACGAAATCGATCTGCTTTCCGTTATGAGTGCCTTATCATGCGATCTCTTTCTACCTGTAATTCGCGACAGTTCGATGGATTTTGTCGCCTATCGCGAGGGGCATATCATCGTGCCGCTCCGGCCCGGACGTTTTCAAATTCCTGAGCCGCAGGGAACGCACATCGCCGTACCCGATGCCGGAGATTTGATGTTTGTTCCGTCGCTGGCCTGCAATCGTCATCGTTTTCGGCTGGGCCGCGGAGGCGGTTTTTTCGATCGCTACTTCGCCGAGCATGCACAGGCGAAAAAATGCCGGAAAGTCTCTGCAATGCCCGTCGAATTGATAGAAATTCACTTCCCAGAACAATCACATGATGTAAAACTGGATGAGCTCGTGACCGATACTGGAACGGTGGAATAA
- a CDS encoding cell division protein ZapA, whose protein sequence is MTSGSDTVSRVRVDIYGETCTVRGDGADPEYIAGLARLVDERMRDLATQAPSLTRAKLATLVALNLADELMQARAGQRDDSDPSAPDQALIVQKTRYLIDLLDEGMVGDGF, encoded by the coding sequence ATGACCTCGGGAAGCGACACGGTTTCGCGGGTGCGGGTCGATATCTACGGAGAGACCTGCACCGTTCGCGGAGACGGGGCCGATCCGGAGTATATTGCCGGGTTGGCTCGCCTTGTCGACGAGCGCATGCGTGATCTGGCTACACAGGCTCCGTCGCTGACACGCGCAAAGCTGGCGACACTTGTGGCTTTAAATCTCGCCGATGAATTGATGCAGGCAAGAGCCGGGCAGCGCGACGATTCAGATCCATCGGCTCCCGATCAGGCTTTGATCGTTCAGAAAACTCGCTACCTCATCGACCTGCTCGACGAAGGCATGGTCGGAGACGGCTTCTGA
- the glyA gene encoding serine hydroxymethyltransferase, with amino-acid sequence MLKRFLKDTDPAVYDVLVKEDERQEHSLEMIASENFVSRSVLEAYSSTLTNKYAEGYPEKRYYNGCEQADAVETLAIDRAKQIFGASYANVQPHSGAQANAAVFLAALEPGDTFLGMDLSHGGHLTHGSKVNFSGRLYRPVSYGVRESDHRIDYDALRKLAKEHKPKMIIAGFSAYPRVLEFDRFREIADEVGAVLMADIAHIAGLVAVGEHPTPVGVAHYVTTTTHKTLRGPRGGLILTNDLDLGKTLNSRVFPGIQGGPLMHVIAAKAVAFGEALKPEYKEYILRVKANAKALAETFLSRGFAVVSGGTDNHLVLLNVFSRGLTGAVAADALHHTGITANKNTIPFDPNPPAVASGVRFGSPALTTRGLGVEEFRRVGNLICDLLEAPTDEANIKKVAAGVQELCQAFPMERFRLD; translated from the coding sequence ATGTTAAAGCGTTTTTTGAAAGATACCGATCCGGCCGTTTACGACGTGCTCGTAAAAGAGGATGAAAGACAGGAGCATTCGCTCGAGATGATCGCCTCTGAGAACTTCGTCAGCCGCAGCGTTCTTGAGGCCTATTCTTCGACGCTGACGAACAAATACGCCGAGGGTTATCCAGAAAAGCGCTACTACAACGGATGCGAGCAGGCCGATGCCGTCGAGACGCTTGCTATTGATCGTGCGAAGCAGATCTTCGGCGCCTCGTATGCGAACGTCCAGCCCCATTCCGGAGCGCAGGCCAATGCCGCCGTTTTCCTCGCCGCCCTCGAACCCGGTGATACCTTCCTTGGAATGGACCTCTCACACGGAGGACACCTGACGCACGGCTCAAAGGTGAACTTCTCAGGGCGACTGTACAGGCCCGTCTCATACGGTGTGCGTGAATCCGATCATCGCATCGACTACGACGCGCTTCGCAAGCTGGCAAAAGAACATAAGCCGAAGATGATCATCGCCGGTTTCTCGGCATATCCCCGCGTTCTTGAGTTCGATCGTTTTCGTGAGATCGCCGATGAAGTCGGCGCCGTTCTCATGGCCGATATCGCACATATTGCCGGTCTTGTCGCCGTGGGAGAGCATCCGACGCCGGTCGGCGTCGCTCATTATGTGACGACGACGACGCATAAGACGCTGCGCGGACCGCGAGGCGGCCTGATCCTTACCAACGATCTCGATCTCGGCAAAACATTGAACAGCAGGGTTTTTCCGGGAATCCAGGGCGGACCGCTGATGCACGTCATTGCAGCGAAGGCTGTCGCGTTCGGCGAGGCTCTTAAACCCGAGTATAAAGAATACATACTCAGAGTGAAGGCCAACGCAAAGGCCCTCGCCGAAACCTTCCTTTCACGTGGATTCGCCGTCGTCAGCGGCGGAACGGATAATCACCTTGTACTATTGAACGTTTTTTCTCGCGGTCTGACCGGAGCGGTGGCTGCAGATGCGCTGCATCATACGGGTATTACGGCAAATAAGAACACCATCCCCTTTGATCCGAATCCGCCGGCTGTGGCAAGCGGCGTACGCTTTGGTTCACCGGCACTGACGACCCGCGGCCTCGGCGTCGAGGAATTCCGTCGTGTGGGCAACCTGATCTGCGATCTGCTTGAGGCTCCGACAGATGAGGCTAATATCAAAAAAGTAGCGGCAGGCGTGCAGGAACTGTGTCAGGCCTTCCCTATGGAGAGGTTTCGCCTCGACTGA
- the rplT gene encoding 50S ribosomal protein L20 has protein sequence MRTKNGIVHRNRRNRVLKATKGFRGARHRLYRIAKAALLHAGHNGFVGRRQKKREMRSLWILRINAAVRPHGLSYSRFVNMLAKTGVQLNRKMLADLAYVDPAAFAAVVETAKKG, from the coding sequence ATGAGAACGAAGAACGGAATCGTACATCGAAATCGACGCAATCGCGTCCTGAAAGCAACGAAAGGCTTCCGCGGAGCACGGCACCGCCTGTACAGAATTGCGAAAGCAGCTCTGCTTCATGCGGGTCATAACGGCTTCGTAGGTCGTCGTCAGAAGAAGCGAGAAATGCGAAGCCTGTGGATCCTGCGCATCAATGCCGCAGTGCGGCCGCACGGGCTTTCCTACTCTCGATTCGTCAACATGCTTGCGAAAACAGGCGTGCAGTTGAATCGTAAGATGCTTGCAGACCTCGCCTACGTTGATCCGGCCGCTTTTGCAGCGGTTGTTGAAACGGCAAAAAAAGGCTGA
- a CDS encoding ATP-binding protein, with translation MTQTGFDIAEESSGLDPLLEGTGYVPTKESSDRIRMQIPSLPSHLHPVRDFVYRLCLQHGCSRSDAFDMKLIAGEALTNIMKHAYGGRPDGAIFIDLLFFRTFVEMRFRDFAPVKNDKLTGKDLSEYRQDGLGLYLITSLSDYHYFDRSRGTLLVVKKRFQS, from the coding sequence ATGACGCAGACAGGATTTGACATCGCCGAAGAGAGCTCCGGGCTCGATCCTCTTCTTGAGGGCACGGGTTATGTGCCGACGAAGGAGAGCTCCGATCGTATTCGAATGCAAATCCCGTCTTTGCCGTCGCACCTTCATCCGGTCAGAGATTTCGTCTACAGACTCTGCCTGCAGCATGGCTGTTCGCGTTCCGATGCCTTTGATATGAAGCTGATCGCCGGCGAGGCCCTGACCAATATCATGAAGCATGCCTACGGCGGTCGACCCGACGGGGCGATATTCATCGATCTGCTATTCTTCCGTACGTTTGTTGAAATGCGTTTTCGCGACTTTGCTCCCGTAAAAAATGATAAACTGACCGGGAAGGATTTGAGCGAGTACAGGCAGGATGGTCTGGGCCTCTACCTGATTACCTCGTTGTCGGATTATCATTATTTCGATCGCAGTCGCGGAACGTTGCTCGTCGTCAAAAAGAGGTTCCAATCATGA
- a CDS encoding chemotaxis protein CheW, with product MPENSLNAISWNDDETEAVVAEAEVQFLVFRCGSGLYGVDLLKIHEILKPLPVTRLPNVEEEVLGVINLRGNIIPVLDVLKTLRHEYAELHPTSRIVVCSVNDKSMGLLVDAVVEVVSLKESSIEGAELRGFSQEYLSGVGRTSDFIFLIFNLALLFKDRVAESEANLLEEGGEV from the coding sequence ATGCCCGAGAACTCTCTCAATGCCATTTCCTGGAACGACGATGAAACCGAGGCTGTCGTTGCCGAAGCCGAGGTGCAATTCCTCGTTTTCCGTTGCGGGAGCGGCCTTTACGGCGTCGATCTTCTGAAAATCCATGAAATCCTGAAGCCGCTGCCGGTAACAAGACTTCCGAACGTCGAAGAAGAGGTGCTTGGCGTCATTAATCTTCGCGGTAACATCATTCCCGTTCTCGACGTACTGAAAACGCTGCGACATGAATACGCTGAGCTGCATCCGACAAGTCGCATCGTCGTCTGCTCGGTGAACGATAAAAGCATGGGATTGTTGGTCGATGCCGTCGTCGAGGTTGTTTCGCTCAAGGAATCGAGCATCGAAGGGGCCGAGCTGCGCGGCTTCTCTCAGGAGTATCTGAGCGGAGTGGGGCGCACGTCGGACTTCATATTCCTCATCTTCAATCTTGCCCTGCTTTTTAAAGATCGTGTGGCCGAATCTGAAGCGAACCTGCTCGAAGAAGGCGGTGAAGTATGA
- the typA gene encoding translational GTPase TypA — protein MDIRNIAIIAHVDHGKTTLVDGILKATGQINQKEDRERVMDSMDLERERGITIRAKNASVFYQGNKINIIDTPGHADFGGEVERVLGMADCCLLLVDAVEGPMPQTRFVLDKSLRMGHRPILVINKIDRDFAAPDKVIDKVFDLFDELGATPEQMDFPIVYCSAKSGFASTELARAGKEDKDLLPLIDVIVKHVPVASGNADGALQMQVMNLDYDDYMGRVGIGRIFRGTIRKNQAVECAGEGGTKKGKITKILGFEGMDRIELQEAVAGDIVGITGLEELAIGDTIGAEGNVEMRAPIRVDEPTVSMFFLVNDSPFAGKEGKFVTTRQIRDRLFRETLTNVAMRVLEDPERKDRFQVQGRGDLHLSVLVETMRREGYELQVSRPEVILKKDEQGRRTEPYEQLIIDLPEEFSGTIIQELNRRKGEMVAMETSVHGTTRIEYVIPTRGLIGFRSFLITESRGSAAVTSVFLKYDLYAGPIQGRKNGALISMEQGVAVPYALWAIQERGVLFVPPGIQVYKGMVLGECSRENDLEVNPCKEKKLTNVRASGSDEAVRLVPPRQLTLEQCIEFIDDDELVEITPKSLRIRKKFLDPNERKKMAKAAAL, from the coding sequence ATGGACATCCGGAATATTGCTATTATCGCTCACGTCGACCACGGCAAAACCACCCTCGTTGACGGAATCCTCAAGGCCACAGGGCAGATCAACCAGAAAGAAGATCGCGAACGGGTCATGGACAGTATGGACCTCGAACGAGAACGAGGGATTACGATCCGGGCCAAAAATGCCTCGGTTTTTTACCAGGGGAATAAAATTAACATCATCGACACACCGGGCCACGCCGATTTCGGCGGCGAGGTGGAGCGAGTGCTCGGCATGGCGGACTGCTGTCTGTTGCTGGTCGACGCCGTCGAAGGGCCGATGCCGCAAACCCGTTTTGTGCTCGATAAATCCCTGCGCATGGGACATCGCCCCATTCTTGTTATCAATAAAATCGACCGTGATTTTGCCGCTCCCGATAAGGTGATCGATAAGGTTTTCGATCTCTTTGACGAGCTGGGTGCCACGCCCGAGCAGATGGACTTCCCCATCGTGTACTGTTCGGCAAAGTCCGGCTTCGCATCGACGGAGCTGGCACGGGCCGGCAAAGAGGATAAGGATCTGCTGCCGCTGATCGACGTCATTGTAAAACATGTTCCCGTCGCTTCGGGCAACGCCGACGGCGCCTTGCAGATGCAGGTAATGAACCTCGACTATGACGACTACATGGGGCGCGTCGGTATCGGACGCATTTTCCGGGGCACGATTCGTAAGAACCAGGCCGTGGAGTGCGCCGGCGAGGGTGGAACAAAGAAAGGCAAGATTACCAAAATCCTCGGTTTTGAGGGGATGGATCGCATTGAGCTGCAGGAGGCCGTAGCCGGCGATATCGTTGGCATCACCGGTCTTGAAGAACTGGCCATCGGCGATACGATTGGCGCCGAGGGGAACGTCGAGATGCGTGCTCCGATTCGCGTCGATGAACCGACCGTTTCAATGTTCTTCCTTGTTAACGATTCGCCTTTTGCCGGTAAAGAGGGCAAATTCGTAACGACACGCCAGATTCGCGATCGTCTGTTTCGCGAAACGCTGACGAACGTCGCCATGCGCGTGCTTGAAGATCCGGAGCGCAAGGACCGATTTCAGGTGCAGGGACGCGGAGATCTTCATCTTTCTGTACTCGTCGAAACGATGCGTCGTGAAGGCTACGAGCTTCAGGTGTCGCGCCCCGAAGTGATCTTGAAGAAGGATGAGCAGGGACGCCGCACCGAACCGTATGAGCAGCTCATCATCGACCTTCCCGAAGAATTCAGCGGTACGATCATTCAGGAACTGAATCGTCGTAAAGGCGAGATGGTCGCCATGGAAACGTCCGTTCACGGAACGACGCGTATCGAATACGTCATTCCTACGCGTGGCTTGATCGGCTTTCGCAGCTTCCTTATTACGGAAAGCCGCGGCAGCGCCGCCGTAACATCGGTATTCTTAAAATATGATCTCTATGCCGGTCCGATTCAGGGACGTAAGAACGGCGCCCTGATCTCTATGGAGCAGGGTGTGGCCGTGCCGTATGCGCTTTGGGCGATCCAGGAACGCGGCGTTCTTTTTGTGCCTCCCGGTATTCAGGTCTACAAAGGCATGGTTCTCGGCGAATGCTCGCGAGAGAACGATCTTGAAGTGAATCCGTGCAAAGAAAAGAAGCTCACGAACGTGCGCGCAAGCGGCTCGGACGAGGCTGTCCGTCTTGTTCCTCCGCGTCAGCTAACGCTCGAACAGTGTATTGAATTCATTGATGACGACGAGCTGGTGGAGATCACGCCGAAAAGCCTTCGCATTCGTAAGAAGTTCCTCGATCCGAACGAACGAAAGAAGATGGCGAAGGCCGCAGCTCTTTAA
- a CDS encoding chemotaxis protein CheW, translating to MSGNKERYTELFLDEAAEHIENLNTNLLLLEKDRSDPEIINEIFRSAHTLKSSAAFVGLDALSRLAHKMEDLFQKVREGSISVNTDLVNLLFASLDRIKQAVAVIQAGNMPDDAYSDLISQIEQFQGAEKSVQPTQTGATESAGDSKATGTANILHEQESVKEAPIRSIQLTSEQQTELARSAGKKPIYHGYVSIDEDAPMKNMRFLLLLNKLARIGTVYLSEPSAKALEEGASVNHLLFIYFGDEKKENLFKTCQVDMVEEVHLTELEVNGDQQHPTAQMAVDRKIDVGMQDTHLKTRNIKVSSEKIDYLLNNVGELVITNSGLLKIYEDLLGEFGESTLLGELKSRIDQAGRIARDLQTGIMKTRMIPIGIVFQRFNRPIRDLALSLGKDVELHIEGEDTELDKNIIDALNDPLLHLIRNALDHGIESKEERVRAGKDAIGHVTLKAYQSGNSIYVEIRDDGRGLNRQKILEKAIQQGLIAAGSSPSDDEIYSMIFLPGFSTAVQVSNLSGRGVGMNVVRKMVGEFKGTVQIQNTPGQGSAFILTFPLTLAIISAILVRIKDEDYAFPLSDVVETIRITKSEITRLQGKSIINLRNEIVPVFRLGQLMGNPDGEEDEEFPVVIASVSDRKIGYIVDQMIGKKEIVIKSLEQNYRRVDGLIGACLMGDGSIVMVLDVHSLMEIANRTHAVGEISQPELVLNAIRRYNDRVKELAWSGRKLRRRDQAPKNDPHPGSVLEAPVVTPEVTPSTVPALPTTPETGIDQQKSQSAQESVAYTARPEPAEPVVQDARAQRDESSTVLTRLEAAPDVISDEQVQKSIESFHHEKEERMDQGLRIFSPSVAPAEDLEEADYNRLYSVINTGMINGGLVLSQLLGVTVEVTVPEFQTIHYGDLQSYLPDTDLIGVFLETEGDFYALLMLVFDEETGYNAAGELMGISVQDRNKRSMNIEDVQSVLSELTNIVGSSLLNEMANRTSLAITPTVPHFVHGKASDLLSYIDAKENPDRDSRFIYISTDFLREDTELLGRMFMLPNRPELMDLVKRIR from the coding sequence ATGAGCGGCAACAAAGAACGATATACAGAACTCTTCCTCGATGAAGCGGCCGAGCATATAGAGAATCTTAACACCAACCTGCTTCTTCTCGAAAAAGACCGTTCCGATCCAGAAATCATCAATGAAATCTTTCGATCGGCTCATACGCTGAAGTCTTCGGCCGCCTTCGTCGGTCTTGACGCCCTTTCGCGACTTGCTCATAAGATGGAAGACCTGTTCCAGAAAGTACGCGAGGGGTCGATCAGCGTAAATACCGATCTGGTTAACCTTCTATTCGCAAGCCTGGACCGTATCAAGCAAGCCGTGGCCGTCATCCAGGCCGGCAATATGCCCGACGACGCCTACTCCGACTTGATCTCGCAGATCGAGCAGTTTCAGGGAGCCGAGAAAAGCGTCCAGCCGACTCAGACCGGTGCGACCGAGAGCGCCGGGGACTCAAAGGCGACCGGGACGGCGAACATTCTTCATGAACAGGAGTCGGTGAAAGAGGCCCCCATCCGCAGCATCCAGCTGACATCTGAGCAGCAGACGGAACTGGCTCGCTCAGCCGGCAAAAAGCCCATCTATCACGGCTACGTTTCCATCGACGAAGACGCGCCGATGAAGAACATGCGCTTTCTTCTGTTACTGAACAAGCTGGCCCGAATCGGCACCGTCTATCTGTCAGAGCCTTCGGCGAAGGCTCTCGAAGAAGGAGCGAGCGTTAACCATCTTCTTTTTATTTATTTCGGAGACGAGAAGAAGGAGAACCTTTTCAAAACGTGTCAGGTGGACATGGTGGAAGAGGTACATCTGACCGAACTTGAGGTGAACGGTGATCAGCAGCATCCGACGGCGCAGATGGCCGTCGATCGCAAGATCGACGTCGGCATGCAGGATACGCATCTTAAAACCCGTAACATCAAAGTATCATCTGAGAAAATCGACTATCTTCTGAATAACGTCGGCGAACTCGTGATTACGAACTCAGGTCTTCTCAAGATATACGAAGATCTGCTCGGCGAGTTCGGCGAGTCGACACTGTTAGGCGAGCTGAAATCCCGCATCGATCAGGCCGGACGTATCGCTCGTGATTTGCAGACGGGAATCATGAAAACTCGCATGATTCCGATCGGCATCGTATTCCAGAGGTTTAACCGTCCCATCCGCGACCTTGCCCTTTCGCTCGGCAAAGACGTGGAGCTTCATATCGAAGGGGAAGATACGGAACTCGATAAGAATATCATCGACGCCCTGAACGATCCTCTGCTGCATCTGATCCGCAATGCGCTCGATCACGGTATTGAGTCGAAAGAGGAGCGAGTCCGCGCCGGGAAAGACGCCATCGGCCATGTGACTCTGAAGGCCTATCAGAGCGGGAACAGTATTTATGTAGAGATCCGGGACGACGGTCGCGGCCTCAACAGGCAGAAGATCCTTGAAAAGGCGATACAGCAAGGGCTGATCGCAGCCGGCTCTTCGCCTTCTGACGACGAGATTTACAGCATGATCTTTCTGCCGGGCTTCTCGACGGCCGTTCAGGTTAGCAATCTCAGCGGACGCGGCGTCGGTATGAATGTCGTGCGTAAGATGGTCGGCGAATTCAAAGGGACCGTGCAGATCCAGAATACGCCCGGGCAGGGCAGCGCCTTCATTCTCACCTTCCCGCTGACGCTGGCCATCATCTCGGCCATCCTTGTACGCATTAAAGACGAGGATTATGCCTTTCCGCTTTCCGATGTCGTCGAAACGATCCGCATTACGAAATCCGAGATCACGCGACTTCAGGGAAAAAGCATTATCAATCTGCGCAACGAGATCGTTCCGGTTTTTCGCCTCGGTCAACTGATGGGCAATCCGGACGGCGAAGAAGACGAAGAGTTTCCCGTCGTTATCGCCAGCGTTTCAGATCGTAAGATCGGCTACATCGTCGATCAGATGATCGGCAAGAAAGAGATCGTCATCAAATCTCTCGAACAGAACTACCGTCGTGTTGACGGACTGATCGGCGCATGTCTCATGGGTGACGGTTCTATCGTCATGGTACTCGACGTGCATAGCCTCATGGAGATCGCAAATCGAACACATGCCGTCGGCGAGATATCGCAGCCCGAGCTTGTGCTCAATGCGATCCGTCGCTATAACGATCGCGTGAAGGAGCTTGCCTGGTCGGGACGCAAACTGCGTCGTCGAGACCAGGCTCCGAAAAATGACCCTCATCCAGGTTCCGTCCTGGAGGCGCCGGTCGTTACTCCCGAAGTGACGCCTTCCACTGTACCGGCCTTACCGACGACGCCAGAGACCGGCATCGATCAGCAAAAGTCGCAGAGCGCTCAGGAGAGCGTCGCCTATACGGCCCGCCCCGAGCCCGCCGAGCCTGTAGTTCAGGATGCTCGCGCGCAGAGAGATGAAAGCTCCACCGTATTGACCCGCCTTGAAGCGGCGCCCGATGTGATCAGCGATGAGCAGGTGCAGAAGTCCATCGAATCTTTTCATCATGAGAAAGAAGAACGCATGGATCAGGGCTTGCGTATCTTTTCTCCGTCCGTCGCTCCGGCGGAGGATCTTGAAGAAGCGGACTATAACCGGCTGTACTCGGTGATCAATACGGGTATGATCAACGGCGGTCTTGTGCTTTCTCAGCTACTCGGAGTTACCGTCGAGGTTACGGTTCCTGAGTTTCAGACGATTCACTACGGCGATCTGCAGAGCTATCTGCCTGATACCGATCTGATCGGCGTTTTCCTCGAAACGGAGGGAGACTTCTATGCCTTGCTCATGCTCGTCTTCGACGAAGAGACGGGCTATAACGCTGCCGGCGAGCTGATGGGGATCTCGGTGCAGGATCGCAACAAGCGATCCATGAATATTGAAGACGTGCAGTCCGTTCTGTCTGAACTCACTAACATCGTCGGATCAAGCCTTCTCAACGAGATGGCGAACCGTACGAGCCTGGCGATCACACCTACCGTGCCGCACTTCGTTCACGGTAAGGCGTCAGATCTTCTGAGCTATATCGATGCGAAAGAAAATCCCGACAGAGATTCGCGGTTCATCTATATCAGTACAGATTTTCTCAGAGAGGACACAGAGCTTCTCGGCCGCATGTTTATGTTGCCGAACCGTCCGGAGCTGATGGATCTTGTGAAGCGAATTCGATGA
- the rpmI gene encoding 50S ribosomal protein L35 produces the protein MPKIKTKRSAAKRFRVTATGKVKKAGAFKNHILTKKSPKRLRRLAQGGMIHETNLAEVKRLLPYS, from the coding sequence ATGCCCAAGATTAAAACAAAGCGCTCGGCAGCAAAACGGTTCCGAGTAACGGCAACCGGAAAGGTGAAGAAGGCAGGTGCCTTCAAGAACCACATTCTGACAAAGAAGAGCCCGAAACGACTGCGACGACTGGCGCAGGGCGGCATGATTCATGAAACGAATCTGGCCGAAGTGAAGCGGCTGCTTCCATATTCCTGA
- a CDS encoding lipoate--protein ligase family protein, whose product MIFELPDLKIRNPYLSLAIEDAVAEYCGAKYRNLGMRGFIRFWSNSYTIVLGRTCDARKNISPEFLEQFRPTMDPRTWRRHPMIARRVSGGGTVLHGPGNVNFSFFLPVEHHPDLYAVRHSYEVFLGMVTRSLEAQGIECGVRGLSDIVMDPHGLQKKISGNAQFRKYGMIVHHGTLLVQKDIISFISRFLNHPPAEPEYRKNRSHDEFLMHLPDTFDLSGFYNSLLSHFKSYTGTESTLCPEPIRHEIIRRARQKTRTMYSSPDWILEGHPAMAGAGQA is encoded by the coding sequence ATGATCTTTGAACTTCCCGATCTGAAGATTCGCAATCCCTATCTATCGCTTGCCATCGAAGATGCCGTCGCCGAATACTGCGGCGCAAAGTATCGGAACCTCGGCATGCGCGGTTTTATCAGATTCTGGTCGAATTCGTATACGATCGTGCTCGGCCGAACATGTGATGCTCGCAAGAACATCAGCCCCGAGTTTCTCGAACAGTTCCGCCCGACGATGGATCCACGAACCTGGAGGCGGCATCCGATGATCGCCCGCCGCGTATCGGGTGGCGGAACGGTGCTGCACGGTCCGGGTAACGTGAACTTCAGCTTCTTCCTGCCCGTCGAGCATCATCCCGACCTGTATGCTGTGCGGCATTCATACGAGGTCTTCCTCGGCATGGTGACGCGAAGCCTGGAGGCCCAGGGCATCGAGTGCGGAGTACGCGGACTGTCCGATATCGTTATGGATCCGCATGGCTTGCAGAAGAAGATCTCGGGAAACGCGCAATTCCGTAAATACGGCATGATCGTCCATCATGGCACGCTGCTTGTGCAGAAGGATATCATCTCGTTTATTTCGCGGTTTCTCAATCATCCGCCCGCCGAGCCCGAGTACAGAAAGAACCGATCGCATGATGAATTCCTCATGCATCTTCCCGATACGTTCGATCTTTCGGGCTTCTACAATTCGCTGCTTTCGCACTTCAAGTCTTACACGGGAACAGAATCGACGCTCTGCCCGGAGCCGATCCGGCATGAAATTATTCGTAGAGCGCGACAGAAAACGCGTACCATGTACTCTTCGCCTGACTGGATCCTTGAAGGGCATCCCGCTATGGCCGGAGCAGGGCAGGCATGA
- a CDS encoding cell division protein ZapB — MITLEQLDELEGRIVRALELIGDLRSENSRLETENERLRSEHDELKLALDEKEKTVQSLKDQLDRTGAELNDLKQKEAVLEKRITEMLSRLSDVEGRPGTSSYSAPATPRSEPAPVASFAAPAATSAPVATPAAIPEEDDLITIEDDEPAPVIQSGDDESIVLLEDEDLPLQRATPVPPVPESVINESTASEEHGFTRQADYERAQPSVDAGEDEDIIILDDEDDDVIFADEDEIEIIEEAPAAVAVAPSTPAVSTADFTPPPEEEGSLALEDDILLDDDDDIGIFDMDDDDDFLIVEEDTRNT, encoded by the coding sequence ATGATTACTCTCGAACAACTCGATGAACTTGAGGGCCGGATTGTCAGAGCTCTTGAGCTGATCGGCGATCTCCGCTCTGAGAACTCACGTCTGGAAACGGAAAATGAGCGACTGCGGAGCGAGCATGACGAGCTGAAGCTTGCCCTTGATGAAAAAGAAAAAACCGTGCAATCGCTGAAGGATCAGCTGGATCGCACCGGCGCCGAGTTGAACGACCTCAAACAGAAAGAAGCCGTGCTTGAGAAACGCATCACCGAGATGCTTTCGCGGCTTTCTGATGTGGAAGGCCGCCCGGGTACTTCGTCCTATTCCGCTCCAGCCACTCCTCGCTCTGAGCCGGCGCCGGTTGCCTCTTTTGCAGCGCCGGCAGCGACCTCTGCACCGGTGGCCACCCCGGCCGCTATTCCCGAAGAAGACGACCTGATCACCATTGAAGATGATGAACCGGCCCCTGTGATTCAGTCCGGCGATGACGAATCGATCGTTCTGCTCGAAGATGAAGATCTGCCTCTTCAGAGAGCAACGCCCGTTCCGCCTGTACCCGAGTCAGTTATCAACGAATCGACTGCTTCAGAAGAGCATGGTTTTACACGGCAGGCCGATTATGAAAGGGCACAGCCCTCTGTTGATGCGGGAGAAGATGAAGATATCATCATCCTCGATGATGAAGACGATGACGTCATCTTCGCCGACGAAGATGAGATCGAAATCATCGAAGAAGCGCCTGCTGCAGTAGCTGTCGCTCCTTCAACGCCGGCAGTGTCCACTGCCGATTTCACTCCGCCGCCCGAAGAAGAGGGCTCGCTGGCCCTTGAAGACGACATCCTGCTCGATGACGATGACGATATCGGCATCTTCGATATGGATGATGACGACGACTTCCTGATCGTAGAAGAGGATACTCGCAACACATGA